The Microbacterium natoriense genomic interval CTTCGAGGAGCTCCATGGGAACGCCCTTGATGGATGCCGAGAGCACGACCATCGCGAAGCCGGTCTGCACCCAGATAAGCACGACGATCAGGAACAGGTTGTTCCACGGCTCGTTCAGCAGCCACTGCTGCGGGGTGCCGCCGAACCACACGAGGATCTGGTTGAGCAGACCGATCTGCTTGAACTCGCCGCCGCGGTACTCGTACATGAAGCGCCAGATGATGCCGGCGCCGACGAACGAGATCGCCATCGGCATGAACACGAGCACCTTGTAGATCTTCTCGCCGCGGGTCCTGTCGATGAACACCGCGTAGGCGAGGCCGACGAGCGTCGAGACGAGTGGCACGAGGAGCACCCAGATGATCGAGTTGACCACCGAGGTAATGCCGTCGGACTGCGTGAAGATCCAGATGTAGTTCGTGAATCCGACGAACTCCTTGCCCGTCGAGTTCCAGAACGAGGAGTACATCGTCTGGATCGACGGCAGGATCAGGCCGACGAGCAGCAGCAGCATCGCCGGCGCCATGAAGGCGACCAGCTGGATCAGATATCCCGCACCGTCGCGGGACCTGTAGTCGAGGAAGAAGAACACGGCGCCGACCAGGACGGCCACGCCCATCGCCCAGTAATACGACTGGAAGAACCACATCACCGCGAGCGGGATGAGAAGGCACATCGCAAGGCGGATGCCGGTGTACAGGGCTCCCTTGCGCGGAGCGATGTCCACGAGGAGCAGGATGATGGACACGACCACCGCGAAAGCGATGACGACGGCCACGGCCTGGAGGATCGGCGGAAGTGTGCCGATCCATTTGAAGAACAGTTGCGCGGTCACGGATTCCCCTTCATGACGCAGTGCGGAGGATCGGGTCCGCGCGGCATTGCGCGGACCGCGGAAGAAAGAGGGCCGCCCCGCGGGGCG includes:
- a CDS encoding carbohydrate ABC transporter permease; protein product: MTAQLFFKWIGTLPPILQAVAVVIAFAVVVSIILLLVDIAPRKGALYTGIRLAMCLLIPLAVMWFFQSYYWAMGVAVLVGAVFFFLDYRSRDGAGYLIQLVAFMAPAMLLLLVGLILPSIQTMYSSFWNSTGKEFVGFTNYIWIFTQSDGITSVVNSIIWVLLVPLVSTLVGLAYAVFIDRTRGEKIYKVLVFMPMAISFVGAGIIWRFMYEYRGGEFKQIGLLNQILVWFGGTPQQWLLNEPWNNLFLIVVLIWVQTGFAMVVLSASIKGVPMELLEAAELDGANAWERFWSVTVPSIRPALIVVLTTISIASLKVFDIVRTMTAGNYGTSVLANEMYTQFSKFEAGRSAALSVILFILVLPIVIYNARQIKKQREIR